One Accipiter gentilis chromosome 25, bAccGen1.1, whole genome shotgun sequence genomic region harbors:
- the LOC126050612 gene encoding uncharacterized protein K02A2.6-like, whose translation MDAIVQVIHECETCAAIKQAKRLKPLWYGGRWLKYKFGEAWQVDYITLPQTRQGKRYVLTMVEATTGWLETYSVPHATAQNTILGLEKQVLWQHGTPERIESDNGTHFRNNLIDTWAKEHGIEWVYHIPYHAPASGKIERYNGLLKTTLKAMGGGTFKHWNTHLAKATWLVNTRGSANRSGPAQSEFLHTVEGDKVPVVHMKNMLGKTVWVTPASGNGKPIRGIAFAQGPGCTWWVMRKDGEVRYVPQGDLILGENSQN comes from the coding sequence atggacgctatcgtgcaggttatccatgaatgtgaaacatgtgctgcaattaaacaagccaagcggttaaagcccctgtggtatggagggcgatggctgaaatataaatttggggaagcctggcaggttgactatatcacactcccacaaactcgccaaggcaagcgctatgtactgacaatggtggaagcaaccaccggatggctggaaacatattctgtaccccatgccactgcccagaacactatcctgggccttgagaagcaggtcttgtggcaacatggcaccccagaaagaattgagtcagacaacgggactcatttccgaaacaacctcatagacacctgggccaaagagcatggcattgagtgggtgtatcatattccctatcatgcaccagcctctgggaaaatcgagcgatacaatggactgttaaagactacattgaaagcaatggggggtggaactttcaaacattggaatacacatttagcaaaggccacctggttagtcaacaccagaggatctgccaatcggagtggccctgcccaatcagaatttttacatactgtagaaggggataaagtccctgtagtgcacatgaaaaatatgttagggaaaacagtctgggttactcctgcctcaggcaatggtaaacccattcgtgggattgcttttgctcaagggcctgggtgcacttggtgggtgatgcgaaaagatggagaagtccgatatgtgcctcaaggggatttgattttaggtgaaaatagccaaaattaa